A single genomic interval of Gemmatimonadota bacterium harbors:
- a CDS encoding SusC/RagA family TonB-linked outer membrane protein: MQYRLIGLAPEERTVGAEDVINVQMKKVATQLDAVVVSALGQTAVQRSLGTSQQSVDGGAIASTQRENFINALQGRVAGVEVTSSSGVPGASSSITIRGVSSISSSNQPLMIVDGLPIDNKTTNTGVLASDAPGSAFAFSNRGLDFTNRAADINPNDIESLVVLKGPEASALYGIDAANGAIVITTKRGRAGSGGLEYSASFRVERPGDEPEVQRTYGPTTIAGGLLGSFFYFGAPYPAGTTLYDNVDGFFRTAMTQKHNLAFSGAAQDNRINYRVAFSGDKVEGVVPNSNERRGTLTGASQAQVTDWLRADLSMTYSVQENAQPYKGANGPLLGLLSWPATDDAKDWLTPAGTRRRLTSLSEAGEIDNPYFNVAKNQSTSGNNRIIANLGLIVTPFSWGSLKSNIGLDGFTNDLRVLRHPESALGNSNNGILDEANDVTRNINAQTLFNINRRTLWRDLDVSAFIGNQISAFTSTTSAINGRDFLDPNFVSANNTNLRTNRTTLAERRLVSAFGQATFSWKDFLYLNVTGRNDWTSTIPVQRNSFFYPSVSTSFVFSDAFPAIGEFMTGKLRAAYAEVGKDARPYAYRPSLEFKTTSFGGYGYGFTGPNLDLKPEFARSYEFGTELSWFDNRLGLDVTWYRKRTRDQIVNDIRGSYATGFILFNLNGAVTENKGWEVSLRGTPVQKGALSWDILGNFERARGKVVALPNALPESYVSDTWLYGNVRNGTTPGLSTRSMTGLFYLRNQNCDLLIDPTTGLPLRSTLFISGACGDQDAYDRQPDWTLGVTNSINYRRATLSFLLDFRRGGDVFNATEHFLTSRGLSLRTLDREQPRVIKGVLRDGKENGATPTANNIVIIPAVTPLFYTGISEELFIERDINWIRLRDVTLRYLLPGRYLKAKDVSAFVTGTDLLLITNYSGLDPIVNGNSAAVGGSGGAGIDYGNFPMPRRLSLGFSVRY; the protein is encoded by the coding sequence ATTCAGTACCGCCTGATCGGCCTCGCCCCGGAAGAGCGCACGGTCGGCGCCGAGGACGTGATCAACGTCCAGATGAAGAAGGTGGCGACCCAGCTCGACGCCGTGGTGGTCTCCGCCCTGGGGCAGACCGCGGTCCAGCGCTCGCTCGGGACCTCGCAGCAGAGCGTGGACGGTGGAGCGATCGCCTCGACGCAGCGCGAGAATTTCATCAATGCGCTGCAGGGTCGGGTCGCCGGCGTCGAAGTGACGAGCTCCTCGGGCGTTCCCGGTGCCTCCAGCTCCATCACGATCCGCGGCGTCAGCTCGATCAGCAGCTCCAACCAGCCGCTGATGATCGTCGACGGCCTGCCGATCGACAACAAGACCACCAACACCGGTGTGCTTGCGTCGGATGCGCCAGGATCTGCCTTTGCGTTTAGCAACCGCGGACTGGACTTCACCAATCGGGCCGCCGACATCAACCCCAATGACATCGAGTCACTGGTGGTGCTCAAGGGCCCGGAAGCCTCCGCGCTCTACGGCATCGATGCGGCCAACGGTGCCATCGTGATCACGACCAAGCGTGGTCGTGCCGGCAGCGGTGGCCTCGAGTACAGCGCCAGCTTCCGCGTGGAGCGCCCCGGAGACGAACCCGAGGTACAGCGCACGTACGGCCCGACCACCATCGCCGGCGGACTCCTCGGGTCGTTCTTCTACTTTGGCGCTCCCTATCCTGCGGGAACGACGCTCTACGACAACGTCGACGGGTTCTTCCGCACCGCCATGACGCAGAAGCACAACCTGGCGTTCAGTGGCGCCGCGCAGGACAACCGCATCAACTATCGTGTCGCGTTCTCTGGCGACAAGGTGGAAGGCGTGGTCCCGAACAGCAACGAGCGACGTGGAACGCTGACCGGGGCCTCGCAGGCTCAGGTGACCGATTGGTTGCGGGCCGATCTCTCGATGACCTACTCAGTGCAGGAGAACGCGCAGCCCTACAAGGGCGCGAACGGCCCCCTACTCGGGTTGCTGTCATGGCCCGCCACCGATGACGCGAAGGACTGGCTGACTCCCGCCGGCACCCGTCGACGGCTCACCTCACTGAGCGAAGCCGGGGAGATCGACAACCCCTACTTCAACGTCGCCAAGAACCAGAGCACCTCGGGTAACAACCGGATCATCGCCAACCTCGGCTTGATCGTGACCCCGTTCTCGTGGGGGAGCCTCAAGAGCAACATCGGCCTGGATGGCTTCACCAACGACCTGCGCGTGCTGCGTCATCCCGAGAGTGCCCTCGGGAACTCCAACAACGGCATCCTCGACGAAGCGAACGACGTCACGCGCAACATCAACGCGCAGACCCTGTTCAACATCAATCGCCGTACCCTGTGGCGCGACCTCGATGTGAGTGCCTTCATCGGCAACCAGATCTCGGCCTTCACGTCCACGACATCCGCGATCAATGGGCGCGATTTCCTCGACCCCAACTTCGTGTCGGCGAACAACACGAACCTTCGCACCAATCGAACGACCCTCGCTGAGCGTCGCCTGGTTAGCGCCTTCGGGCAAGCGACGTTCTCGTGGAAGGACTTCCTCTACCTGAACGTCACGGGACGCAATGACTGGACCTCGACGATCCCGGTCCAGCGGAACTCCTTCTTCTATCCCTCGGTCTCCACGAGCTTCGTGTTCTCCGATGCGTTCCCGGCCATCGGCGAGTTCATGACAGGCAAGCTGCGCGCTGCCTACGCCGAGGTCGGCAAGGACGCCCGGCCGTACGCGTACCGACCGTCGTTGGAGTTCAAGACCACGTCATTCGGTGGGTACGGATACGGCTTCACCGGACCGAACCTCGACCTCAAGCCGGAGTTTGCGCGCTCGTACGAGTTCGGCACCGAGTTGAGCTGGTTCGACAACCGGCTGGGGCTCGACGTCACCTGGTACCGCAAGCGCACGCGCGACCAGATCGTCAACGACATCCGCGGATCGTACGCCACCGGCTTCATCCTGTTCAACCTCAACGGGGCCGTGACGGAGAACAAGGGATGGGAAGTGTCACTGCGCGGCACCCCGGTGCAGAAGGGCGCCCTGTCCTGGGACATCCTGGGCAACTTCGAGCGGGCGCGCGGCAAGGTGGTGGCACTCCCCAACGCGCTCCCGGAGTCCTATGTCTCCGACACGTGGCTCTACGGCAACGTGCGCAACGGGACGACCCCTGGGCTGTCCACACGCAGCATGACGGGGCTGTTCTACCTGCGGAACCAGAACTGCGACCTGCTGATTGACCCGACCACCGGTCTGCCCCTGCGCTCCACGCTGTTCATCAGCGGCGCGTGCGGTGACCAGGACGCGTATGATCGGCAGCCCGATTGGACGCTCGGCGTCACGAACTCCATCAACTATCGGCGCGCCACGTTGAGCTTCCTCCTCGACTTCCGACGCGGGGGCGACGTTTTCAACGCTACGGAGCACTTCCTCACCTCGCGCGGACTCAGCCTGCGCACGCTGGATCGCGAGCAGCCCAGGGTCATCAAGGGCGTGCTCCGGGACGGCAAGGAGAATGGTGCGACGCCCACCGCGAACAACATCGTGATCATCCCCGCAGTGACCCCGCTCTTCTATACCGGGATCAGCGAGGAGCTGTTCATCGAGCGCGACATCAACTGGATCCGGCTGCGGGACGTGACCCTCCGGTACCTCCTCCCGGGCCGGTACCTCAAGGCCAAGGACGTGAGTGCCTTCGTCACCGGGACCGACCTGCTGCTGATCACCAACTACTCCGGCCTCGACCCGATCGTCAACGGCAACTCGGCCGCCGTCGGTGGGTCCGGGGGTGCCGGCATCGATTACGGAAACTTCCCGATGCCACGACGCCTGAGCCTTGGCTTCTCGGTGAGGTACTGA